A single Micromonospora sp. CCTCC AA 2012012 DNA region contains:
- a CDS encoding CATRA conflict system CASPASE/TPR repeat-associated protein, with protein MTVLLRHPALVVHAFLPAARVLGPTDSPARRALDDIWARMRAAGYRDRMGSWPTELVLPAADDGQDTLTVLGAAAKPTVDGSRELLVYRVRGVIGVSTVDATRRERTSWADFDHGWLAELGHLDRTDLIDTVLVHSGLSPRRSVRSRPSEPPAESCRRLAGGPPDLGPGGPPRSCWHPTEGMTVWELPRDPGTPASRRLLAVAGADDEQILDEWLWTSSSPGLPPFTRYLIQAGKLRYHRAVLRRDLPRLRGTVQDVGRLCDRLDAMLHGADVPLERILEANRKLADLGTRQKGLIEQLSDVRAMTGTVEIIRRNLDAIVDQVSPTDHETADWTLDQLRAEERYLSAAQLKAAELGRLATSTVSTRLEERKANLTLFQTVALGSVLMALAAIQSLGYKVPLTGRLQAPTIFLLAAVALTLPWAVVRWLRGAPYHRRWAVVDVAFAALMGAAAAWFARSFIVWWCTAFRFRWDWSVAVTVGAATAGAAVGAGIALLRLRQLRKSST; from the coding sequence GTGACGGTGCTCCTGCGCCACCCCGCCCTGGTCGTCCATGCCTTCCTGCCGGCCGCCCGGGTGCTCGGGCCGACGGATTCGCCCGCCCGCCGGGCGCTCGACGACATCTGGGCCCGGATGAGGGCCGCCGGATACCGGGACAGGATGGGCAGTTGGCCGACCGAGCTGGTGCTGCCCGCCGCGGACGACGGCCAGGACACCCTCACCGTCCTCGGTGCCGCGGCGAAACCCACCGTCGACGGGTCACGGGAACTGCTCGTCTACCGGGTACGCGGCGTGATCGGGGTCAGCACGGTGGACGCCACCCGGCGCGAGCGGACGTCGTGGGCCGACTTCGACCACGGGTGGCTGGCCGAGCTGGGGCACCTGGACCGGACCGATCTCATCGACACGGTCCTCGTCCACTCCGGTCTGAGCCCGCGCCGCTCCGTACGCAGCCGCCCGTCCGAGCCGCCGGCGGAGTCGTGCCGTCGGCTCGCCGGTGGCCCGCCCGACCTCGGACCGGGCGGCCCGCCGCGGTCCTGCTGGCATCCCACCGAGGGGATGACCGTGTGGGAGCTGCCGCGGGACCCGGGCACCCCGGCCTCCCGACGGCTGCTCGCCGTCGCCGGGGCGGACGACGAGCAGATCCTCGACGAATGGCTGTGGACGAGTTCCTCGCCCGGACTGCCCCCGTTCACCCGGTATCTGATCCAGGCCGGGAAACTCCGCTACCACAGGGCGGTGCTCCGCCGGGACCTTCCCCGCCTGCGCGGGACCGTCCAGGACGTCGGCCGACTCTGCGACCGGCTCGACGCGATGCTCCACGGCGCGGACGTGCCGCTGGAGCGGATCCTGGAGGCCAACCGGAAGCTGGCCGACCTCGGCACGCGACAGAAGGGACTGATCGAACAGCTCAGCGACGTGCGCGCGATGACCGGCACGGTGGAGATCATCCGACGCAACCTGGACGCCATCGTCGACCAGGTCTCCCCCACCGACCACGAGACCGCCGACTGGACCCTGGACCAGCTCAGGGCCGAGGAGAGATACCTGTCGGCGGCGCAACTCAAGGCGGCCGAACTCGGTCGCCTGGCGACGAGCACCGTGAGCACCAGGCTGGAGGAACGGAAGGCTAACCTCACCCTGTTCCAGACGGTCGCACTCGGCTCGGTGCTGATGGCGCTGGCCGCCATCCAGAGCCTCGGGTACAAGGTGCCGCTGACCGGTCGGCTGCAGGCCCCGACGATCTTCCTGCTGGCAGCGGTCGCCCTCACCCTGCCGTGGGCCGTGGTGCGCTGGCTGCGTGGCGCGCCCTACCACCGCCGGTGGGCCGTGGTGGACGTGGCGTTCGCCGCGCTGATGGGAGCGGCGGCGGCGTGGTTCGCCAGGTCCTTCATCGTGTGGTGGTGCACCGCGTTCCGCTTCCGCTGGGACTGGTCGGTGGCCGTCACGGTCGGCGCGGCGACGGCCGGTGCCGCGGTGGGCGCCGGGATCGCGCTCCTGCGGTTGCGCCAGCTGCGGAAGTCGTCCACTTGA
- a CDS encoding NUDIX hydrolase, whose translation MDERTRRSRYQDVREGLPELFVNPPGAPVEILLDPSDVAAAERSAADDLARVGLPASWGETGVVYMDPFVMVLRDAVRTPLGALGTYSRTVNAGNAPGVVVLPCYRGSVVLLRHFRHSTRSWHLEVPRGFGTPGGNAADDARRELLEEIGVPAARIEPLGLMFPDTGQSATEVHLFHAEIDDEPRIGDPAEGIDEVRLVTAAELAALIRDGAITDGFTMAAFTRALLRGVLRGIDLSA comes from the coding sequence ATGGACGAGCGGACCAGGCGGTCGCGCTACCAGGACGTACGGGAGGGCCTGCCGGAGCTCTTCGTCAACCCGCCCGGCGCGCCGGTCGAGATCCTCCTCGACCCGTCCGACGTGGCGGCCGCGGAGCGGTCCGCCGCCGACGACCTGGCCCGGGTCGGCCTGCCGGCCTCCTGGGGGGAGACCGGCGTGGTCTACATGGACCCGTTCGTGATGGTCCTGCGTGACGCGGTCCGTACCCCGCTCGGTGCGCTCGGCACCTACAGCCGGACCGTCAACGCCGGGAACGCGCCGGGTGTGGTCGTCCTGCCGTGCTACCGGGGGAGCGTCGTGCTCCTGCGCCACTTCCGGCACAGCACCCGCAGCTGGCACCTGGAGGTGCCGCGCGGCTTCGGCACGCCGGGCGGGAACGCGGCGGACGACGCCCGCCGCGAGCTGCTGGAGGAGATCGGTGTACCGGCCGCGAGGATCGAGCCGTTGGGGCTCATGTTCCCGGACACCGGCCAGTCCGCGACCGAGGTCCACCTCTTCCACGCCGAGATCGACGACGAGCCGCGGATCGGCGATCCGGCGGAGGGGATCGACGAGGTCCGACTCGTCACCGCGGCGGAGCTGGCCGCACTCATCCGGGACGGAGCGATCACCGACGGCTTCACGATGGCCGCCTTCACCCGGGCGCTGCTGCGCGGGGTGCTGCGGGGCATCGACCTTTCGGCGTAG
- a CDS encoding YciI family protein: MPKFVTIGYGDQAGYERTEAGVRDAAHEHDARLRREGVEMGRAGRPVQVRNHDAAGVSTEEGPFLSSTLPVAGFAVIEAATLAEAVDIVSRTPCAVAQGVVEVWPLEE, translated from the coding sequence GTGCCGAAGTTCGTGACCATCGGGTACGGCGACCAGGCCGGCTACGAGCGTACCGAGGCGGGGGTGCGGGACGCGGCCCACGAGCATGACGCCCGACTGCGCCGCGAGGGGGTGGAGATGGGGCGCGCCGGCCGGCCCGTGCAGGTGCGGAACCACGACGCGGCCGGGGTCAGCACCGAGGAGGGGCCCTTCCTGTCGTCCACTCTGCCGGTGGCCGGGTTCGCCGTCATCGAGGCGGCGACGCTGGCCGAGGCGGTCGACATCGTGTCGCGTACGCCCTGCGCCGTCGCCCAGGGCGTGGTCGAGGTGTGGCCGCTGGAGGAGTAG
- a CDS encoding Type 1 glutamine amidotransferase-like domain-containing protein translates to MKFLLTSAGIRNPSISAALVDLLGKSIAESSALVIPTGVYPFPGGAGRAWQAISGKAPHPMCDLGWKSLGVLELTALPTIREENWVPAVREADALLVWGGDVLYLTYWMRESGLADLLPSLDSSVYVGMSAGSIAVTPYNCDAEFDLDFVPVGSDMAAGADRALGLLDFTLYPHLDCEGMEDATAANIEKWASGIPVPTYAIDDDTAIKVVDGAVEVVSEGNWRLFNPS, encoded by the coding sequence ATGAAGTTTCTTCTCACGTCCGCAGGCATCAGGAACCCGAGCATTTCCGCCGCACTCGTCGACCTGCTGGGCAAATCGATTGCCGAATCCAGCGCCCTCGTCATCCCGACCGGTGTGTACCCCTTCCCCGGCGGCGCCGGCCGGGCCTGGCAGGCGATTTCCGGTAAGGCACCGCATCCGATGTGTGACCTGGGCTGGAAATCCCTGGGAGTGCTGGAACTCACCGCGCTGCCGACCATCCGAGAGGAGAACTGGGTCCCGGCGGTCCGAGAGGCCGACGCTCTGCTCGTCTGGGGCGGTGACGTGCTGTATCTGACCTACTGGATGCGTGAGTCCGGCCTGGCGGATCTCCTGCCGTCGCTGGACAGCTCGGTCTACGTGGGAATGAGCGCCGGGAGCATCGCGGTGACCCCCTACAACTGCGACGCGGAGTTCGACCTGGATTTCGTGCCCGTCGGCAGCGATATGGCGGCCGGAGCCGACCGGGCGCTGGGACTGCTGGATTTCACGCTGTATCCGCACCTCGACTGCGAGGGCATGGAGGACGCCACCGCGGCCAACATTGAGAAGTGGGCGTCCGGAATTCCGGTCCCGACCTATGCGATTGACGATGACACGGCCATCAAGGTGGTCGACGGCGCAGTTGAGGTCGTCTCCGAGGGGAACTGGCGGCTGTTCAACCCTTCTTGA
- a CDS encoding CHAT domain-containing protein, protein MDDLILRYDVDFDVPLRHEYAIGILRMVDVFRPVPGDDPHAVARRVGAHWCDIVRSDMVYDHWAALRMIDASQGDAERLREAVSTSPVDDPFVPYATARWHDATGKIRYRLGSYSRARMTFETAIEVAERHRLWWCLPDLHSNVSRARYEESRQGARPDVSTLIEELGAERRRILDEAPAHGVAIGEIAPDAIPRHREYLRGYSSVLHNLAIALKDRAGRDHTGEDAAESLRVSAESIRVSYALGDHFRISQSLNHQALLDRDRAEPLFQELAKGRYPRGRLIARQHLAILKGNGEGARELQQLLDELVADSNAVGGIGTDIHVATFTVDEYARLVAGLRGRISADEHRSLAEDVARKRFTMAESVRRAVAMPAYKRAYAKAIRPSYLERIADRIGRPGAEQVTADRAEEAFGLVESSSARELLDMLSTAALPQLPLPPSSAAAAPRIVPAQATDETADEPDGPPVRGRRAVVRRNGVRRSGEDVEAALRPELARRETEFEEAFLHQPLEAAPQDPEIAHRVRMYTVNNPDTCVVRYFAYGSARPEFLGAFVFLAGEMRCVTGLPYDELRRLAERLPTATAPSRSECEEIWRLVLAPVWPLVTASGEPAHLVVIPTDDLFAVPIHVAWEPGAPMPLAARLPVSQSVSATAFVGRGRSLLKRQPVSADDDLAAIVVADDAAMAGGRGVSGSELLGTGWPAERMVIAGDRPAQLDRVERHFAADMHGISEIAGTRPEFFVYAGHGSYHPQFAELGPYLELRGNYLTQYDLALRLRLPRNKLTILGACLAGQGAQTTGGDVVGFLRSLIATGAGAVGVPLWSVQDGAMVRTVRELLAASRTAVIEGGVFDVVEVLHRRYRSLAERIHDPDLLVEHLPLSLYL, encoded by the coding sequence GTGGACGACCTCATCCTGCGCTACGACGTGGACTTCGACGTGCCGCTGCGGCACGAGTACGCGATCGGGATCCTCCGCATGGTCGACGTGTTCCGGCCCGTCCCCGGCGACGATCCGCACGCCGTGGCCCGGCGGGTCGGCGCGCACTGGTGCGACATCGTGCGCTCGGACATGGTCTACGACCACTGGGCCGCGCTGCGGATGATCGACGCCTCGCAGGGGGACGCGGAGCGCCTCCGGGAGGCGGTGTCGACCAGCCCGGTGGACGACCCGTTCGTGCCGTACGCGACCGCCCGGTGGCACGACGCCACCGGCAAGATCCGCTACCGGCTCGGCAGCTACTCGCGGGCCCGGATGACGTTCGAGACCGCGATCGAGGTGGCCGAGCGGCACCGGCTGTGGTGGTGCCTTCCGGATCTGCACAGCAACGTCAGCCGGGCCCGCTACGAGGAGTCCCGCCAGGGCGCCCGGCCGGACGTCAGCACCCTGATCGAGGAGCTGGGCGCGGAACGCCGGCGGATCCTCGACGAGGCGCCGGCCCACGGCGTCGCCATCGGTGAGATCGCCCCCGACGCCATCCCCCGACACCGCGAATACCTCCGGGGTTACTCCAGCGTCCTGCACAACCTGGCCATCGCGCTCAAGGACCGGGCCGGGCGCGACCACACCGGGGAGGACGCCGCCGAATCGCTGCGGGTCTCCGCGGAGTCGATCCGCGTCTCGTACGCGCTGGGTGACCACTTCCGCATCTCCCAGTCGCTCAACCACCAGGCGCTGCTCGACCGGGACCGGGCCGAGCCGCTGTTCCAGGAGTTGGCGAAGGGCCGCTACCCGCGCGGTCGGCTGATCGCCCGGCAGCACCTGGCCATCCTCAAGGGGAACGGTGAAGGGGCTCGGGAACTCCAGCAGCTGCTCGACGAACTGGTGGCCGACTCGAACGCCGTCGGCGGCATCGGCACCGACATCCACGTCGCCACGTTCACCGTCGACGAGTACGCCCGGCTGGTGGCCGGCCTGCGCGGCAGGATCAGCGCCGACGAGCACCGGAGCCTGGCCGAGGACGTGGCGCGGAAACGGTTCACCATGGCCGAGTCGGTGCGCCGGGCGGTGGCCATGCCGGCCTACAAGCGGGCGTACGCGAAGGCGATCCGGCCGAGCTACCTGGAACGGATCGCCGACCGGATCGGTCGTCCCGGCGCGGAGCAGGTGACGGCGGACCGCGCCGAGGAGGCGTTCGGCCTGGTGGAGAGCTCGTCGGCGCGCGAACTGCTGGACATGCTCTCGACGGCCGCGCTGCCGCAGCTGCCGTTGCCGCCGTCCAGCGCGGCCGCCGCGCCGCGGATCGTGCCCGCCCAGGCCACCGACGAGACGGCCGACGAGCCCGACGGGCCACCCGTCCGGGGACGTCGGGCGGTGGTCCGGCGGAACGGGGTCCGGCGGTCCGGCGAGGACGTCGAGGCGGCCCTCCGGCCGGAACTGGCCCGCCGCGAGACCGAGTTCGAGGAGGCGTTCCTGCATCAGCCCCTCGAGGCCGCGCCCCAGGACCCCGAGATCGCCCACCGGGTACGGATGTACACCGTCAACAATCCCGACACCTGCGTGGTGCGGTACTTCGCCTACGGCTCCGCCCGCCCCGAGTTCCTGGGCGCGTTCGTCTTCCTGGCCGGCGAGATGCGCTGCGTGACCGGCCTCCCCTACGACGAGCTGCGTCGCCTGGCGGAGCGGCTACCGACCGCCACCGCGCCGTCGAGGTCCGAGTGCGAGGAGATCTGGCGACTGGTCCTGGCGCCGGTGTGGCCCCTCGTCACGGCATCGGGCGAGCCGGCGCACCTGGTGGTCATCCCGACGGACGACCTCTTCGCGGTGCCGATCCACGTCGCCTGGGAGCCCGGCGCGCCGATGCCGCTCGCCGCCCGGTTGCCCGTGTCGCAGTCGGTCAGTGCCACGGCGTTCGTCGGCCGCGGCCGGAGCCTGCTCAAGCGCCAGCCGGTCAGTGCCGACGACGATCTGGCCGCGATCGTGGTCGCCGACGACGCCGCGATGGCCGGCGGCCGGGGTGTCTCCGGCAGCGAGCTGTTGGGCACCGGGTGGCCGGCGGAGCGCATGGTGATCGCCGGCGACCGACCGGCCCAGCTCGACCGGGTCGAGCGGCACTTCGCGGCGGACATGCACGGGATCTCGGAGATCGCCGGGACCCGGCCCGAGTTCTTCGTCTACGCCGGCCACGGCTCCTACCACCCCCAGTTCGCCGAGCTGGGCCCCTATCTGGAGCTGCGCGGCAACTACCTGACGCAGTACGACCTGGCGCTCCGGCTGCGCCTGCCGCGCAACAAGCTCACCATCCTCGGCGCCTGTCTCGCCGGGCAGGGAGCGCAGACCACCGGCGGTGACGTGGTCGGGTTCCTGCGCTCCCTGATCGCCACCGGCGCGGGCGCGGTCGGCGTACCGCTGTGGAGCGTCCAGGACGGGGCCATGGTGCGCACGGTGCGGGAACTCCTGGCGGCCAGCCGGACGGCCGTCATCGAGGGCGGCGTCTTCGACGTGGTGGAGGTGCTGCACCGGCGCTACCGCTCCCTGGCGGAACGGATCCACGACCCCGACCTGCTGGTCGAACACCTGCCGCTGAGTCTCTACCTGTGA